From Spirosoma aerolatum, one genomic window encodes:
- a CDS encoding phytanoyl-CoA dioxygenase family protein, translating into MVLNEPLISPQSIDGLTAEQVASFSKNGFLHIKNFVSRDTVRLFIQALQRIEANWIAEKVDKINGTPIKYGRDEHGQLIVQRFAFASLFSPVLSTFLQSPELQALTTLLRPYEGRISEEEKDGLVVNHYVRTPESNFSRMGWHTDSPRDLFLGHRIRPMLNVGLHLDDCPQSNGGLRVLPGTHRQNTLMTLFRKRQFIDHRPDRREVGFDIEAGDLTIHNGSLWHRVEQSPKLGAESRRRVMYIPIITGDYQPKHAASKTPFYHVLGAKILK; encoded by the coding sequence ATGGTACTTAACGAACCGCTAATTTCTCCACAATCAATCGACGGGCTGACGGCCGAACAGGTAGCTTCTTTTTCAAAAAATGGCTTCCTCCATATCAAAAATTTTGTGAGTCGGGATACCGTACGGCTTTTTATACAGGCGTTGCAGCGTATAGAAGCCAACTGGATTGCCGAGAAAGTAGATAAAATAAATGGCACGCCCATCAAATATGGTCGCGATGAACATGGCCAGCTTATTGTGCAACGGTTTGCCTTTGCCTCCTTATTCAGCCCTGTATTGAGTACCTTTCTGCAAAGCCCTGAATTGCAGGCACTGACAACGCTTTTGCGACCCTATGAAGGACGAATCAGCGAAGAAGAAAAGGATGGCCTGGTGGTGAATCATTACGTTCGTACTCCGGAGAGTAATTTTTCCAGAATGGGCTGGCATACCGATAGTCCGCGCGATCTGTTTCTGGGTCACCGAATCCGGCCCATGCTGAATGTGGGCCTTCATCTGGACGATTGCCCCCAAAGCAATGGCGGATTACGGGTTTTACCGGGTACGCATCGGCAAAATACCCTGATGACGCTCTTCCGTAAACGGCAATTTATTGATCATCGACCCGACCGACGCGAAGTTGGATTTGATATTGAAGCAGGTGACTTGACCATCCATAATGGTAGCCTCTGGCACCGGGTCGAGCAGTCGCCGAAGCTGGGGGCCGAAAGCCGACGTCGGGTGATGTACATTCCCATCATTACGGGTGATTATCAGCCAAAACATGCCGCCAGTAAAACGCCGTTTTACCATGTTCTAGGCGCAAAAATTCTTAAATAA
- a CDS encoding redoxin domain-containing protein, with amino-acid sequence MTLEFENELGHIRSVTSALNRPRTARKRPLLTGDLAPFFSLTGAASDWRVSVFGQKPTEQATSIFDLVGTRPLIVSFYCPCWGRYAKPYLESLVRLHQRLLSEDAELVVFSNESPKVLARQIPDLDFRVAFDAESAVAQRFGVYSEDDPVWERISGISEEAFTPALYVIGPDRQIAYHFLDDNFDQSLDLKAIAHVVRTVNETSYETH; translated from the coding sequence ATGACTCTTGAATTTGAAAACGAACTAGGCCACATCCGCAGCGTAACCAGTGCGCTCAACCGCCCGAGAACGGCCCGTAAACGCCCATTGCTGACGGGCGATCTGGCGCCCTTCTTTAGCCTGACCGGCGCAGCCAGCGATTGGCGTGTTTCGGTATTTGGTCAGAAACCGACCGAGCAGGCTACATCAATTTTCGATCTGGTGGGCACGCGTCCGCTGATTGTCAGCTTTTATTGCCCCTGCTGGGGGCGGTATGCCAAGCCCTATCTTGAGTCGCTGGTTCGGCTCCATCAGCGATTATTGAGTGAAGATGCCGAATTGGTGGTGTTTTCCAATGAATCACCTAAAGTACTAGCTCGTCAGATACCAGACCTGGACTTTCGGGTAGCCTTCGATGCCGAATCGGCTGTAGCACAGCGGTTCGGGGTATATAGCGAGGATGATCCGGTTTGGGAGCGTATTTCGGGCATTTCGGAAGAAGCATTTACCCCGGCCTTGTATGTAATTGGGCCTGACCGCCAGATTGCCTACCATTTTCTGGATGACAATTTCGATCAGTCACTCGATTTGAAGGCCATTGCCCATGTCGTTCGTACGGTAAACGAAACGTCTTATGAAACGCATTGA
- a CDS encoding sterol desaturase family protein, whose product MNWLAFAIPLFLFFIGLEYLVSKIQKKNYFRFTNSVANLNVGIAERLLDSFTVGLFYFVYDYLHRHYALFDIQASIWTWIGLLIATDFVWYWYHRLAHEMNVFWAVHVVHHQSDDFNYTVSARITVFQAAVRTLFWSVLPIIGFPAEMITIILLVHGLYPFFVHTRTIGKLGWLEHVFVTPSHHRVHHASNPEYLDKNYGDVLIIWDKLFGTFIEEKAEPVYGLTKPLDSHSFLWQHFHGLLEVFVAAYRATGWSAKLKIIFGRPDLIDPGIRAELEERFLATDAVSRSAVNQKSRRFRGYVVGQLAGALLILFVFLLFEASVPGHLQCLTALFILLTLINCGALLEQRQWVLYLEIGRVAILWLGLYAVLGDPMLIVLAYIGALSLWAYFSLVQKRYLRLIYGQQAIS is encoded by the coding sequence ATGAATTGGCTTGCTTTTGCCATCCCGCTGTTCCTGTTTTTTATAGGTCTGGAATACCTTGTATCAAAGATTCAGAAAAAGAACTATTTCCGGTTTACGAATTCGGTAGCTAATCTGAACGTGGGTATTGCCGAGCGGTTACTCGATAGCTTTACGGTTGGGCTATTCTACTTTGTGTATGATTACCTGCACCGACATTACGCCCTGTTCGATATTCAGGCCAGTATCTGGACCTGGATCGGCCTATTGATTGCGACGGATTTTGTGTGGTACTGGTACCATCGGCTGGCGCATGAGATGAATGTATTTTGGGCCGTACATGTCGTGCATCACCAGAGCGACGATTTTAATTATACCGTTTCGGCCCGGATTACGGTGTTTCAGGCGGCTGTTCGTACGCTGTTCTGGTCTGTTTTGCCCATAATTGGGTTTCCGGCCGAAATGATCACGATTATTTTACTGGTACATGGACTATATCCTTTTTTTGTTCATACCCGTACAATTGGCAAACTGGGTTGGCTCGAACATGTATTCGTGACCCCTTCACACCATCGGGTTCATCATGCCAGTAATCCCGAATACCTGGATAAAAACTATGGCGATGTGCTGATTATCTGGGATAAGCTCTTTGGTACTTTTATTGAAGAGAAGGCAGAACCCGTGTATGGACTGACTAAGCCACTGGATAGCCATAGCTTTTTGTGGCAGCATTTTCACGGCTTGCTCGAAGTGTTTGTGGCTGCTTACCGCGCAACGGGCTGGTCGGCAAAACTAAAAATCATTTTTGGACGGCCCGATTTGATCGACCCAGGCATTCGGGCCGAACTGGAAGAACGGTTTTTAGCGACCGATGCGGTGAGTCGTTCGGCTGTAAACCAAAAAAGTCGACGGTTTCGCGGATATGTGGTTGGGCAACTGGCCGGTGCGCTGCTTATACTGTTTGTTTTTCTGCTTTTCGAAGCCTCCGTACCGGGACACCTTCAGTGTCTGACAGCCCTGTTTATTCTACTGACTCTGATCAACTGCGGGGCACTGCTTGAACAGCGTCAGTGGGTTCTTTACCTCGAAATCGGGCGGGTGGCCATATTGTGGCTGGGCCTATATGCTGTACTGGGCGATCCGATGCTGATTGTACTAGCCTACATTGGTGCTCTATCGTTATGGGCCTACTTCTCCCTGGTGCAAAAACGATACCTGCGTCTGATCTATGGACAACAGGCCATTTCATAA